The following are encoded together in the Acanthochromis polyacanthus isolate Apoly-LR-REF ecotype Palm Island chromosome 14, KAUST_Apoly_ChrSc, whole genome shotgun sequence genome:
- the LOC110950545 gene encoding dual specificity protein phosphatase 19, with protein MQSLTEEIQSFSRTRLRKQCTRVTSLSGRRIIETWKGSTITVVEDPVPPERMLGYVPDTSWDVQVGIVKPFLLLGSQDAAHDFGTLRKHKITHILNVAFGVENVFPDLFIYKTVSILDHPDTDLLPHIQDCCDFIQQACSEKGVVLVHCNAGVSRAPAVVIGYLMSCDGQSFDAALSLVKSARPASSPNPGFLEQLKSYKTLMMNGSKH; from the exons ATGCAGTCTTTGACGGAAGAGATCCAGAGTTTCTCTCGGACGCGACTGAGGAAGCAGTGCACCAGAGTGACGTCGCTAAGCGGCCGTCGCATTATCGAGACCTGGAAGGGTTCGACGATCACCGTGGTAGAAGACCCCGTCCCACCAGAGAGGATGCTGGGATACGTTCCTGACACTTCCTGGGACGTCCAGGTCGGCATCGTCAAACCCTTCCTGCTGCTGG GTTCTCAAGATGCTGCACATGACTTCGGCACTCTGAGAAAACACAAG ATAACTCACATCCTGAACGTGGCCTTCGGGGTGGAGAACGTGTTTCCGGACCTGTTCATCTATAAGACCGTCAGTATTCTGGATCATCCTGATACTGATCTGCTGCCTCATATCCAGGACTGTTGTGACTTCATCCAGCAGGCTTGCAGTGAG AAAGGTGTGGTGTTGGTCCACTGCAACGCCGGCGTGTCCCGAGCACCGGCTGTCGTCATTGGCTACCTGATGTCATGTGACGGCCAGTCCTTTGATGCTGCACTCTCATTGGTGAAATCAGCTCGACCCGCCTCTTCGCCGAACCCCGGCTTCCTGGAACAGCTGAAGAGCTACAAAACATTGATGATGAACGGATCCAAGCACTGA